The Rhizobium sp. WSM4643 genome contains the following window.
TAACATTCTGCCGATCGAGTTGCGCCAGAACGAGGGTTACGCCAGCAGCCACGATGTCTGATCGACAATAATGTCCGTCAACGACGTCGACACTACGCAACGCATATTTGGTCACGACATCATCCGCGACGGTCTCCCCACGCTCGATCCTTTCGGCGACGATCGAGATGCTGGCCGTTCTTATCGAAGCGGAGAGCTCTCGACCGGCCAGCACTGCAAAGACGACGGTGACGATAACGAAAGCGATCCTGGTAACCGAAACGACCTGACCGCGGAACATCAGCTTTCGGTGTAGTATCGCGAATACCGCTTATAATAATACTCGCTCGAACCGAATGTCCGGTAAAGCTTCATCTGCGACGGGTCGACCTTGGTCAATATAGTGCCGACGCATTTCGCATAGAGCTCCGGCTCGGACAGCAGGGTCGACTGCACGACCTTGCGCGATGTCTTTCCCCACTCAATAACGAAAACCACCGCATCCAGCTTCGAATTGATGGCGCGTGCATCCACAACCGGCGCCAAGGGCGGCAGGTCGACGATAATATAATCGAAGCTTTGACGTGCCGTTTGAAGAAGCTGATCCATGCCGCGTGACGCAAGCAGCTCCGACGAATGCGGAACACGATACCGTGCCACCGTCGGCAAAAATGCGAGCTTTGTTTTGGGATCGAGAAGGATAAGATCCTTGAGCGGGCGGCTGTCGACGATCGCCTCGAGCAAGCCGGCCTCGGCATGGCGGCCGATCGCCCGGGTAGCACCAGGATTGCGCATGTCGCCGTCGATAAGCAGGCAACGCGCACCCTGCATTGCCAGGAGCTTGGCAAAGTTGATGGATGTCGTCGACTTCCCCTCACCGGGCAAGCTCGACACGACACCGATGACCTTGCAGCGCTGGTCGGCAGCACTGAGGTCGATGGCAATCTTCGCGCTTCGAAGCGTCTCGGCAAATGCCGAGAGCGGATGCTCCTCGACATAGGTCGTGGTCTTCCCGCCCCTGGCGATGCTTCGCGGATTGCCGGGATCAACGAGCGTCGGATCGTCGACGCTATTTTCAATCAGTGGCATGACACCGAGAGACTCGACATCGAGCACGTCCCTGACATCATCGCCGGTGCGGAAAAACCGATCCCGGAATTCGCGGAAGGCGGCTATACCACTTCCAAATGCACATCCCACGAACATCGCGAAGGCCACGACGAGAGCTCTCTTCGGAGCGCTCGGCTTCGTCGGCGTCTCCGCTGTCGTGATGATGCGCGCAGCGGTAATCGGAAAGCTCTGCTGTTGAATTGCTTCCTGATAGCGCGTCAAGAAGCTCTGATAGAGATTCTTATAGGTATCGCGCGTGCGCTCCAGCTCGCGAAGCTGCACCTGCGTTTCGCCCGCCGTTGCGGCAACGCCCGTCGCCTGTGTCACACTGTCGCGCAGAGAAGTTTCCCGCGATTTCGCGACCTGCAGCTCGCTTTGGTAGCTTTCGGCGATGCGATTCAACTCATCGAACATGAGCCTCTTATATTCTTCCATTTCCGCACGAAGCCGAACCGCCTGGACGTGATCGGGCCCGAGCCGCGCCTCAATTTCGGTCTCGAGCTTGGAAGCTTCCAGATATTTCTTGCGCAGGTCGTTCGAAATGGAGCTGTCGAGCACATCCGTGACGATCGCATCGGTCTGCTTGGCGTCGATGATCGACTTGACGCGGGCATATCGTGCCTCGGCCTTCGCTGTCTCGGCCTGCGCATTGATCAATTGGGTGTTGATCTCAGAAAGCTGCTGCT
Protein-coding sequences here:
- a CDS encoding polysaccharide biosynthesis tyrosine autokinase; its protein translation is MLSPDKLTPRIDPSRDTGNEADFIDFDKLIAIARRQWRMVAACGFAFAILGIVYVLTSVPVYTADTSVLIDRSDSQVINQLAAFGQMDDDEGTVLSQVELLKSDTIAYAVVDKLKLVDNPEFMAPKTSLFSVSTLKSFMNFRSWFADDAVVAPDPEMRRRGAAETVAGNIDVERVGRSYVLDVSYTAQSPGLARDIAAGIADVYLVDKLNSKYEATRRAGQWLQERIEELRQQALDTDLAVQKFRGEHGLVEAGSGTLISEQQLSEINTQLINAQAETAKAEARYARVKSIIDAKQTDAIVTDVLDSSISNDLRKKYLEASKLETEIEARLGPDHVQAVRLRAEMEEYKRLMFDELNRIAESYQSELQVAKSRETSLRDSVTQATGVAATAGETQVQLRELERTRDTYKNLYQSFLTRYQEAIQQQSFPITAARIITTAETPTKPSAPKRALVVAFAMFVGCAFGSGIAAFREFRDRFFRTGDDVRDVLDVESLGVMPLIENSVDDPTLVDPGNPRSIARGGKTTTYVEEHPLSAFAETLRSAKIAIDLSAADQRCKVIGVVSSLPGEGKSTTSINFAKLLAMQGARCLLIDGDMRNPGATRAIGRHAEAGLLEAIVDSRPLKDLILLDPKTKLAFLPTVARYRVPHSSELLASRGMDQLLQTARQSFDYIIVDLPPLAPVVDARAINSKLDAVVFVIEWGKTSRKVVQSTLLSEPELYAKCVGTILTKVDPSQMKLYRTFGSSEYYYKRYSRYYTES